A window of the Coprobacter fastidiosus genome harbors these coding sequences:
- the ruvA gene encoding Holliday junction branch migration protein RuvA: MIEYITGKISELTPASAVIECNGIGYFLNISLTTYSALSQNTATKLFVYESIREDAHVLFGFISRRERDLFLLLISVSGVGPNTARMILSSLSAPELEQVIVSENVNILKSVKGIGAKTAQRIIVDLKDKIKPGDNTLNISMPQNQEVQDEAVAALVMLGFPQTASMKVVQKLLNESPTLKVEAIIKAALKML, encoded by the coding sequence ATGATAGAATATATCACAGGTAAAATTTCCGAATTAACTCCGGCATCGGCAGTAATAGAATGTAATGGAATAGGCTATTTCCTCAATATATCTTTAACGACTTACAGTGCACTATCCCAGAATACTGCAACCAAGCTATTTGTATATGAATCTATACGCGAAGATGCTCACGTACTTTTCGGATTTATCAGCCGTCGCGAAAGAGACTTGTTTTTGTTGTTAATTTCCGTTTCCGGAGTCGGACCGAATACCGCACGAATGATTCTTTCTTCTCTCTCTGCTCCTGAACTGGAGCAAGTTATCGTTTCTGAAAACGTAAACATATTGAAAAGCGTTAAAGGGATCGGTGCAAAAACCGCCCAACGCATAATTGTTGACCTTAAAGATAAAATAAAACCGGGGGACAATACGTTAAATATAAGTATGCCCCAAAATCAAGAGGTACAGGATGAGGCTGTGGCCGCTTTGGTCATGTTAGGATTTCCGCAAACCGCTTCAATGAAGGTCGTACAAAAATTATTGAACGAATCTCCCACATTAAAAGTAGAAGCTATTATCAAAGCTGCACTTAAAATGCTGTAA
- the sprA gene encoding cell surface protein SprA translates to MNKRLYYLLYIFLCISGIGIYSAFAAYNRTFSSLNLPEASVSSIPAPEDTTKKSRFPVAKTSIETYEDLYKNSPADLKTPENVRSVFEYDPVTQCYVVRTKVGDMEVSTPFMLTPEEYKDYSLRKSIEAYYREKNKENAGKGKDPFDILDMKFNLGPLEKVFGPGGVQIKTQGSAELTMSIKTNKIDNPALALSARKKTYFDFEEQIQADITAKVGDKLNFNMNYNTGATFDFDSQKLNLNYEGKEDEIIKSIEAGNVSMTTGSSLIRGGSALFGIKTKMQFGKLTVTALVSQQESESKTVNSKGGAQTTEFSFSADQYDENRHYFLAHYFRDNYDNSMSKLPYISSGVTINRIEVWVTNKRGNYDQARNIVGFMDLGEQNRNNLANPDLWHTNGSYTCPANNANSLYEYIQTNYPDARNINQVTQVLEPLEAQGFNGGQEYVKVESARLLTSSEYTLNSQLGYISLNSQLNPDEVLAVAFEYTKNGQTYQVGEFSGNITDTDKSLYVKLLKGTTISTSVPAWKLMMKNVYSLNATQIQKEKFRLNIYYKSDTAGTQLTYMPIGNIKNETLLKVMNLDRLDNNQETNPDGFFDFVEGYTILASKGRVFFPVVEPFGSHLKKKIGNIPNVDQYVYQELYDTTLTAARQYADKNKFVIKGEYKASSGAEIQLNATHVPRGSVRVTAGGMTLTENVDYSVDYTMGTVTILNQSYIDSGTPISVSLEDQSLFNMQRKTMVGLDLNYAFSKDFNVGATIMHLGEKSLTEKVNIGDEVLNNTLWGLNTSYNTEFQWLTSLINKIPTVNATAPSRLSLNAEFAQLIPGKGKNNSLSYIDDFESSQSGYDLRTPYSWSLASTPSMFPESKYSNNADYGKNRALISWYYIDRMFTQKNSSLTPAHIKNDLDQLSNHYVREIDVSEVFPNKELGYGESSVLQVLNLSYYPTERGPYNVDADKINNDGSLKFPEQRWGGIMRKMDNTDFEAANIEYLQFWMMDPFLDPDNPGNESQVGYLYFNFGEISEDILKDGMKSFENGLPVDGDESNLTTTVWGKVSKRQSMTYAFENADGAREKQDVGLDGLTNNEEFTFSTYSDFLEKLKQNTTAEAQAKMLEDPFSPLNDPAGDNYHFYRGVDYDDMQLDILSRYKHYNGVEGNSSSPDDAADKYYQSSKSVPDVEDINQDNTLNEYERYYEYGIKISPQNLQVGRNYITDKRTTVVRLRNGQESEVTWYQFKIPLKDDSDDETHIPRKKYGSIQDFKTIRFARMFMTGFEKETHLRFASLELVRGDWRSYSLRLQTGESPNTSLPAEGELDVSVVNIEENAGQTPVNYVLPPGVSRIISPDQSQITQLNEQSLSLKIRDLPPKNARAVYKNTSLDMRNYKYLQMFTHAEKLIDDNTDLRNGETSVFIRFGSDYRNNYYEYEVPLALTPPGTYNTYNSQDQETVWPTQNMINVPLSLVTELKLKRNAAKRRGDEGSSYQDVYSIYDPDHPRNKVSVIGNPSLSDISTIMIGVRNNAGTNKDIVVWVNELRLSGFNESGGWAARANVNLAISDIATVNFGGHIETCGFGGIDQSLNERRLDDYYQYNIATMVDVGRFLPEKLKLKAPIFYSLSEERTLPKYNPLDQDILLSDALDAAGSDAERDSIKNASIDISTVKSFSISGLRFDIQSKNPMPYDPANFTFSYSSNIQNKQDPTILFENTLDRRGNFSYSYTPYVKPLQPFKSLKSRSKHLKVIKDMSINYVPNNISFYTNMSRYYYEQQLRELGEDGTSTQLPISVSKNFLWDRQFSIQWNLLKSLNMSLATMTNARIDEPSGVVNKKLFPDEYKAWKDTVMQSIWHLGTPWNYNQTFNASFDVPLSKIPMLNWMTLSAKYNSTYSWDRGVYIDSETTMGNNLNNQGQFGIDGRFNLETLYNKSDFLKKVNRKFANTSRSSSRSSTQKKRFQRNISLKSDTTTTVKHNLDNKKVKVSAKTKDGIYYSVKYKVVDKNTILIENRDTAQITLTVLPGKRPEDSFWYKAAEYTTRFAMMVRNVNVHYKNSNSMYIPSFLPNVGDMFGQSTATSTLAPGLDFAFGLTDESYIEKIKDRGWLIVNDSLVSPAIMNRTEEFSIDATLEPFKGFKITLNANRTVSNNNQIQFMYDGMPTIRGGSFTMTHVAIASSLKSAKASNGYYSKAFENFLQNREIIAQRLEAKYSQMTYPSAGFISEKGLVGQRYNSENGGVNRNSPDVMIPAFIAAYSGKDAGKIGLTAFPSIRSLLPNWKITYDGLSKIKALKKYFKSIVLSHAYRCTYTVGSFSSFLNWAEAEEKDFGFAKDELTGNPIPSSPYDISSVSINESFAPLLGLDMTFKNSITAKVEYQNSRTLSLNSSAGQIVEYTSQGVTVGAGYTITDFNAIWRGKGGKQGTFNNDLKLRANFSFKRDQSLIRRIEQNFTQATSGTKVMMLNFSADYALSKLITLRAFYDHQINTPLVSSTSYPISDSSFGVSIRLDLAR, encoded by the coding sequence ATGAATAAAAGGCTCTATTATCTTTTATATATTTTTCTATGTATCAGCGGGATAGGAATCTACTCTGCCTTTGCGGCTTATAACCGTACCTTTTCCTCACTAAACCTTCCGGAAGCATCCGTCTCATCCATTCCAGCACCTGAAGATACTACAAAAAAAAGCCGTTTCCCGGTAGCTAAAACTTCGATAGAGACTTATGAAGATCTTTATAAAAACAGTCCGGCAGATCTAAAAACTCCTGAGAACGTACGCTCAGTGTTCGAATATGATCCGGTAACTCAATGTTACGTTGTGCGTACAAAAGTCGGAGATATGGAAGTGTCTACGCCTTTTATGCTGACCCCTGAAGAATACAAAGATTATTCCTTACGAAAATCCATAGAAGCCTACTATCGGGAAAAAAACAAAGAAAATGCAGGTAAGGGAAAAGACCCTTTCGATATTCTCGATATGAAATTCAATCTCGGTCCGTTAGAAAAAGTTTTCGGTCCGGGTGGTGTGCAAATTAAAACTCAAGGGTCGGCAGAACTGACCATGAGTATAAAGACAAATAAAATCGATAACCCGGCATTGGCATTGAGTGCAAGGAAAAAGACCTACTTCGATTTCGAGGAACAAATCCAAGCGGATATTACAGCAAAAGTAGGAGACAAGCTCAATTTTAACATGAACTATAATACCGGAGCAACATTCGATTTCGATTCCCAAAAACTGAATTTGAATTATGAAGGGAAAGAAGACGAAATCATCAAAAGTATCGAAGCCGGTAATGTTAGTATGACCACAGGATCTTCCTTAATACGTGGAGGATCAGCTTTATTCGGGATAAAAACTAAGATGCAATTCGGTAAACTGACTGTTACCGCTTTAGTCTCCCAACAAGAATCAGAGTCTAAAACTGTCAACTCAAAAGGCGGTGCTCAAACTACGGAATTTTCTTTCAGCGCCGACCAGTATGATGAAAATCGTCACTATTTTTTAGCCCACTATTTTAGAGATAATTATGATAATTCTATGTCAAAACTCCCTTATATATCTTCGGGAGTGACTATTAACCGTATAGAAGTATGGGTGACCAATAAAAGAGGAAATTATGACCAGGCGCGTAACATCGTCGGGTTTATGGACCTTGGAGAACAAAACAGAAATAATTTAGCAAATCCGGATCTATGGCATACAAACGGAAGCTATACATGTCCGGCAAACAATGCAAATAGTTTATATGAATACATTCAAACCAACTATCCCGATGCCAGAAACATTAACCAGGTGACTCAGGTATTAGAGCCTCTTGAAGCTCAAGGATTCAATGGCGGACAAGAATATGTCAAAGTCGAAAGTGCCCGACTGCTCACCAGTTCGGAATATACACTGAACAGTCAACTCGGATATATTTCTTTAAATAGTCAGCTCAATCCGGATGAAGTACTGGCAGTAGCATTCGAATATACGAAAAACGGGCAGACATATCAGGTTGGAGAATTTTCAGGGAATATTACAGATACAGACAAGAGCCTGTATGTAAAGCTATTAAAAGGGACAACAATCTCGACAAGCGTTCCGGCATGGAAGTTGATGATGAAAAATGTATATTCCCTTAACGCTACTCAGATACAAAAAGAAAAGTTCCGGTTAAATATTTACTATAAAAGCGACACGGCCGGGACACAATTGACATATATGCCTATCGGAAACATCAAGAACGAAACCTTATTGAAGGTTATGAACCTTGACCGATTAGATAACAACCAAGAGACAAATCCCGACGGATTTTTCGACTTTGTAGAAGGGTACACGATTCTTGCATCCAAAGGTCGAGTATTTTTCCCGGTAGTAGAACCTTTTGGCTCACACTTAAAAAAGAAAATCGGAAACATACCGAATGTTGACCAATATGTCTATCAAGAACTGTACGACACTACATTAACAGCAGCCAGACAGTATGCCGATAAGAACAAGTTCGTAATCAAAGGTGAATATAAAGCATCATCAGGAGCAGAAATACAACTTAACGCCACGCACGTGCCCCGAGGATCGGTACGAGTCACGGCCGGAGGTATGACCCTGACCGAGAATGTAGATTATTCGGTCGATTACACAATGGGAACTGTAACTATTTTAAATCAAAGTTATATCGACTCCGGAACTCCGATCAGCGTCAGTCTTGAAGACCAGTCATTATTCAACATGCAACGAAAAACAATGGTCGGATTAGATCTTAACTATGCTTTCTCTAAAGATTTTAATGTCGGAGCTACAATTATGCACTTGGGAGAAAAGTCTCTGACCGAGAAAGTGAACATCGGAGATGAAGTGCTGAATAATACTCTGTGGGGATTAAATACTTCTTACAATACAGAATTCCAATGGCTAACATCTTTGATCAACAAAATACCGACCGTGAATGCAACAGCCCCGTCCCGATTATCGCTAAATGCAGAATTTGCACAGTTAATACCGGGAAAAGGGAAAAACAACTCGCTCTCCTATATCGATGACTTCGAGTCTTCTCAATCGGGTTATGATCTGAGGACACCATATTCATGGTCACTCGCCTCGACTCCGTCTATGTTTCCCGAATCAAAATATTCCAACAATGCTGATTACGGAAAGAATCGGGCTTTAATATCTTGGTATTATATAGACCGGATGTTTACTCAAAAAAATTCCTCGTTAACTCCTGCCCATATTAAAAACGATTTAGATCAATTATCCAATCATTATGTACGGGAAATCGATGTCAGCGAGGTATTCCCGAACAAAGAACTCGGTTACGGCGAATCTTCTGTCCTACAAGTTCTGAACCTATCGTATTATCCGACAGAAAGAGGACCGTACAATGTAGATGCGGATAAAATAAACAATGACGGTTCTCTCAAATTCCCGGAACAACGCTGGGGAGGGATTATGAGAAAAATGGATAATACCGACTTTGAAGCTGCAAACATCGAATATTTACAATTTTGGATGATGGACCCGTTCCTCGATCCGGACAATCCGGGGAATGAAAGTCAGGTCGGATACCTGTATTTCAATTTTGGAGAAATATCGGAAGATATACTGAAAGATGGTATGAAATCGTTCGAAAACGGTCTTCCTGTCGATGGAGATGAATCGAATCTGACAACCACCGTATGGGGAAAAGTTTCGAAACGCCAATCTATGACCTATGCTTTCGAGAACGCAGACGGTGCTCGTGAAAAACAAGACGTAGGACTCGACGGGCTTACAAACAATGAAGAATTTACTTTTTCCACCTATTCCGACTTTTTAGAGAAATTGAAACAAAATACGACGGCAGAAGCTCAAGCCAAAATGTTGGAAGATCCTTTTTCTCCTTTGAACGACCCTGCAGGAGATAATTATCATTTTTACAGAGGTGTAGACTACGATGACATGCAGCTCGATATTCTCAGCCGATATAAACATTATAACGGAGTAGAAGGGAACTCAAGTTCTCCGGATGATGCAGCAGACAAGTACTACCAATCCTCCAAAAGCGTTCCGGACGTCGAAGATATCAATCAAGACAACACGTTGAACGAATACGAAAGATACTATGAATACGGTATAAAAATATCTCCTCAGAATCTTCAAGTAGGAAGAAATTACATCACTGATAAACGCACGACTGTCGTTCGTCTGAGAAATGGTCAGGAATCAGAAGTTACATGGTATCAATTTAAAATACCTTTGAAAGACGACAGCGACGATGAAACCCATATTCCACGAAAAAAATACGGTTCTATACAAGATTTCAAGACAATCCGTTTTGCACGGATGTTCATGACCGGATTCGAAAAAGAAACACACCTGCGTTTTGCTTCACTCGAACTTGTACGGGGAGACTGGAGAAGTTACTCTCTTCGTCTACAAACCGGAGAATCACCCAACACATCACTGCCGGCAGAAGGGGAATTGGATGTATCGGTTGTCAATATAGAAGAAAATGCAGGACAAACTCCTGTAAACTATGTACTGCCTCCTGGAGTCAGCCGGATAATTTCTCCCGACCAATCCCAGATCACTCAATTAAACGAGCAATCTTTATCTTTAAAAATAAGAGATTTACCTCCTAAAAATGCTCGTGCCGTATATAAAAATACGAGTCTTGACATGCGTAATTACAAATATTTGCAAATGTTTACTCATGCCGAAAAACTAATTGATGATAACACAGACTTAAGGAACGGAGAAACTTCTGTATTCATTCGTTTCGGGTCTGATTACCGAAACAATTATTATGAATATGAAGTGCCTTTGGCACTTACTCCTCCGGGAACTTATAACACATACAATTCACAAGACCAAGAGACTGTTTGGCCTACACAAAACATGATCAACGTTCCCTTATCTCTGGTAACAGAATTGAAATTAAAACGGAATGCGGCAAAACGAAGAGGGGATGAAGGTTCGAGCTATCAAGACGTTTATTCGATATACGATCCTGATCATCCAAGAAATAAAGTCTCGGTAATCGGAAATCCGAGCCTGTCCGACATATCGACAATTATGATCGGTGTCCGGAATAATGCGGGGACGAATAAAGATATTGTGGTATGGGTTAACGAACTCAGACTATCCGGTTTTAATGAGAGCGGAGGTTGGGCTGCCCGAGCTAATGTAAATCTGGCGATATCCGATATAGCCACCGTAAATTTCGGGGGACACATCGAAACTTGCGGCTTCGGAGGGATAGATCAAAGCCTGAATGAACGTCGACTTGACGATTATTATCAATACAATATAGCTACAATGGTAGATGTCGGTCGTTTTTTACCTGAAAAATTGAAACTCAAAGCACCGATATTTTACTCATTATCTGAAGAACGGACGTTGCCGAAATACAACCCGCTCGATCAGGATATTTTACTTTCAGATGCTTTAGACGCTGCCGGTTCTGACGCTGAAAGAGATTCGATCAAAAATGCATCTATCGATATATCGACAGTTAAGAGTTTCAGTATTTCCGGATTGAGATTCGACATACAAAGTAAAAATCCGATGCCTTATGATCCGGCAAACTTTACTTTTAGCTACTCGTCAAACATCCAAAATAAGCAAGACCCGACAATTCTATTCGAAAATACACTGGACAGAAGAGGAAATTTCAGTTACAGTTATACACCGTATGTGAAACCCCTTCAACCCTTTAAATCACTAAAAAGCAGATCGAAACATTTGAAGGTTATCAAAGACATGAGTATTAACTATGTACCGAATAATATTTCGTTCTATACTAATATGTCTCGTTACTACTACGAGCAACAATTGCGAGAGTTAGGAGAAGACGGCACAAGCACGCAACTTCCTATTTCGGTAAGTAAGAACTTCTTATGGGATCGGCAGTTCTCTATTCAATGGAATCTGTTGAAATCCTTAAACATGTCTTTAGCTACCATGACAAATGCCCGTATCGACGAACCTTCGGGTGTAGTAAATAAAAAGCTTTTCCCCGATGAATATAAAGCATGGAAAGACACGGTCATGCAAAGTATATGGCACTTAGGAACACCCTGGAATTATAACCAAACATTCAACGCCTCTTTCGACGTTCCGTTATCTAAAATTCCCATGCTGAATTGGATGACCCTATCGGCGAAATACAACTCGACATATTCTTGGGACAGAGGGGTTTATATTGATAGTGAAACGACAATGGGTAATAATCTGAATAATCAAGGTCAATTCGGAATCGACGGTCGTTTCAATCTGGAAACTCTCTACAATAAATCGGATTTTCTGAAAAAAGTAAATCGGAAATTCGCCAATACCTCTCGGTCATCTTCCCGTAGCAGTACCCAGAAAAAGAGATTCCAGCGCAATATCTCGTTAAAAAGCGACACGACAACTACGGTGAAACACAATTTGGACAATAAAAAAGTAAAAGTTTCCGCAAAAACCAAAGACGGAATATATTATTCCGTCAAATATAAAGTTGTGGATAAAAACACAATTCTTATTGAAAACAGAGATACGGCCCAAATAACACTAACCGTACTGCCCGGCAAACGTCCTGAAGATTCTTTCTGGTATAAAGCAGCAGAATACACAACACGGTTTGCCATGATGGTAAGAAATGTGAACGTCCATTACAAAAACAGTAACTCAATGTATATTCCGTCTTTCTTGCCTAATGTCGGGGACATGTTCGGACAATCCACAGCAACCAGTACCTTAGCTCCGGGACTTGATTTCGCTTTCGGATTGACAGACGAAAGCTATATCGAAAAAATCAAGGACCGAGGTTGGCTTATTGTCAACGACTCATTAGTAAGCCCTGCTATTATGAATCGTACAGAAGAATTCAGCATAGATGCCACCTTAGAACCGTTTAAAGGATTCAAAATCACGTTAAATGCCAACCGCACCGTGAGCAACAACAACCAAATACAATTTATGTATGACGGAATGCCCACCATACGAGGAGGAAGTTTCACAATGACTCACGTTGCGATTGCCTCATCTCTGAAAAGTGCAAAGGCATCGAACGGATATTATTCCAAAGCTTTTGAGAACTTTTTGCAAAATCGTGAGATTATTGCTCAACGATTAGAAGCCAAGTATAGTCAAATGACATATCCTTCAGCAGGATTTATCAGTGAAAAAGGATTAGTCGGGCAACGATATAATTCAGAAAACGGAGGGGTTAACCGTAATTCTCCCGATGTCATGATACCTGCATTTATCGCCGCTTACAGTGGCAAAGACGCGGGAAAAATCGGATTAACGGCTTTTCCGTCGATCAGAAGTTTATTACCTAACTGGAAAATAACCTATGATGGTCTATCTAAGATAAAGGCATTAAAGAAATACTTCAAAAGTATCGTCCTGAGTCATGCCTACCGATGTACTTATACCGTGGGGTCTTTTTCCTCTTTCCTGAACTGGGCTGAAGCTGAAGAAAAAGATTTCGGTTTTGCGAAAGACGAACTCACAGGGAATCCGATACCGTCCTCTCCATACGATATCTCTTCTGTAAGCATTAATGAAAGTTTTGCACCTTTACTCGGATTAGATATGACCTTTAAAAACAGTATCACAGCTAAAGTAGAGTATCAAAATTCCCGTACATTAAGCCTGAATTCTTCAGCAGGACAAATTGTCGAATATACAAGTCAAGGCGTTACTGTCGGTGCAGGCTATACAATTACCGATTTCAACGCCATTTGGAGAGGAAAAGGCGGTAAACAAGGGACATTTAACAATGATCTGAAATTACGAGCAAACTTCTCTTTCAAAAGAGATCAATCCTTAATACGCCGTATTGAACAGAATTTCACTCAGGCTACTTCCGGTACAAAAGTAATGATGCTCAATTTCTCTGCCGATTATGCTTTAAGCAAACTCATTACACTACGGGCTTTCTATGATCACCAAATCAATACTCCGTTGGTATCATCGACTTCATATCCCATCTCTGACAGCAGTTTCGGTGTATCGATCCGCCTTGATCTTGCCCGGTAA
- a CDS encoding SGNH/GDSL hydrolase family protein, with protein sequence MKKLILIVCGTVLFSFPFISSVKSQDLYEKANIRKYEKANQELPATTKKEKRVVFMGNSITEGWVGTHPEFFTENNYIGRGISGQTSPQMLMRFYGDVVALKPKAVVINAGTNDVAENTGAYHPEFTLNNIKAMASIAEANGIKVILTSVLPASQIKWRLDIKDAPQKIIALNKEIEAYAKANKYGYVDYFSAMKDEKNGLPEKLSKDGVHPNGEGYKIMEKLVKEEIKKIVK encoded by the coding sequence ATGAAAAAGTTAATCTTAATCGTCTGTGGGACTGTCTTATTTTCGTTCCCGTTCATCTCCTCCGTTAAATCTCAAGATTTATACGAAAAAGCAAACATCCGGAAATATGAAAAAGCAAATCAAGAACTTCCGGCTACCACAAAAAAAGAAAAACGCGTGGTATTTATGGGTAACTCCATAACCGAAGGTTGGGTCGGTACACATCCTGAATTTTTCACAGAAAACAATTATATCGGCCGTGGAATCAGCGGGCAAACAAGTCCGCAAATGCTTATGCGTTTTTACGGGGATGTTGTCGCCCTCAAGCCGAAAGCAGTAGTCATTAACGCCGGAACAAACGACGTCGCAGAAAATACTGGTGCTTATCATCCTGAGTTTACACTCAACAATATCAAAGCTATGGCTTCCATCGCCGAAGCAAACGGAATCAAGGTGATTCTTACATCGGTACTTCCCGCATCACAAATAAAATGGCGGCTCGACATCAAAGATGCCCCTCAAAAAATTATAGCCTTAAACAAAGAAATAGAAGCTTATGCCAAAGCAAACAAATACGGATATGTAGATTATTTCTCCGCTATGAAAGATGAAAAGAACGGTCTTCCTGAAAAGTTGAGCAAAGACGGCGTACATCCGAACGGAGAGGGTTACAAGATCATGGAGAAACTGGTAAAAGAAGAAATCAAAAAAATTGTAAAATAA
- a CDS encoding putative sugar nucleotidyl transferase: MQNIILFDTTGIHQEFLPLTFTRPVSDIRIGIFTIREKWESRLPGIYSYDTADYLTVKYPMNIASNSFFIAGNVCPDEKLVAAISSLSECESLFYGDELIAFYGSLDAFRKKDFGVKHTLNEEPFMIRKLYDIFLKNGEALEADYRYIVSSGKSEPLSASNRVIGDPCFPDGTPKIFIEPGAVVECSVLNVTKGPVYIGKDAEIMEGVCIRAPFAACEHVVVNMGTKIYGATTLGPYCKVGGELNNVVMLAYSNKGHDGFLGNSVIGEWCNLGAGTNASNLKNDYSEIKLWNYPTGRFLRTGLQFCGLMMGDHSKAGINSMFNTATVVGVGVNIHGSGFPRNFVASFSEGGAAGFSDVQLPKFYSIAERMMARRGKTLTDVDKDILEAIYNQTESLR, encoded by the coding sequence ATGCAGAACATTATTCTTTTTGATACGACGGGAATTCATCAGGAGTTTCTGCCATTGACATTTACAAGGCCGGTTTCGGACATACGTATCGGTATCTTTACGATACGGGAAAAATGGGAATCTCGGTTGCCGGGAATTTATTCTTATGATACGGCTGATTATTTGACAGTGAAATATCCGATGAATATTGCTTCTAATAGCTTTTTCATTGCCGGGAATGTATGTCCGGATGAGAAACTGGTCGCAGCCATTTCTTCTTTGTCGGAGTGTGAATCTCTTTTTTACGGAGATGAGCTGATTGCTTTTTACGGTTCGTTGGATGCTTTCCGTAAGAAAGATTTCGGTGTAAAGCATACTTTGAATGAAGAACCTTTTATGATTCGGAAATTGTATGATATATTTCTGAAGAACGGAGAGGCTTTAGAAGCAGATTATCGATATATCGTCTCTTCCGGGAAATCCGAACCGTTATCCGCATCGAACAGGGTAATCGGTGATCCTTGTTTTCCAGACGGTACACCTAAAATATTTATAGAGCCAGGTGCGGTTGTCGAATGTTCGGTATTGAACGTGACAAAAGGTCCGGTTTATATCGGGAAAGATGCCGAAATCATGGAAGGAGTATGTATTCGTGCTCCTTTTGCGGCTTGTGAGCATGTGGTCGTGAATATGGGAACAAAAATTTATGGAGCGACGACATTAGGTCCTTATTGTAAAGTAGGGGGCGAGTTGAATAATGTGGTGATGCTTGCCTATTCAAATAAAGGACATGATGGATTTCTCGGAAATTCGGTTATCGGAGAGTGGTGCAACTTGGGAGCAGGAACTAATGCATCGAATTTAAAAAATGATTATAGCGAGATAAAACTATGGAATTATCCTACTGGACGTTTTTTGCGTACCGGCTTGCAATTTTGCGGGTTGATGATGGGTGATCATTCTAAGGCAGGAATAAATAGCATGTTCAATACCGCTACGGTTGTTGGAGTGGGAGTGAACATACACGGTTCGGGTTTTCCTCGGAATTTTGTAGCTTCTTTTAGCGAGGGCGGTGCTGCCGGTTTTTCTGATGTGCAGTTGCCCAAGTTTTATTCGATTGCTGAACGGATGATGGCACGGCGCGGAAAAACGCTTACCGATGTCGATAAGGATATTTTGGAAGCGATTTATAATCAGACCGAAAGTTTGAGGTAA
- a CDS encoding FHA domain-containing protein, with translation MKKVLCPKCDNDITFNEDRYEKNVSLFFVCPYCGKQFNVSVADLTDNQEISDCGFIVVLENSYGYRQELPLFMGDNIIGRRSKGTEIHVPIETTDVTLARQHCVINVKKNKAGGFIYTLRDFPSVSGTYLRHERLGKKDRVVLENGAIITVGSTTFIVHFAGVQDNED, from the coding sequence ATGAAAAAAGTTTTATGTCCCAAATGCGATAATGATATAACGTTTAATGAAGATCGTTATGAAAAAAATGTCTCTTTGTTTTTCGTTTGTCCTTATTGCGGGAAACAATTCAATGTGTCGGTTGCCGATTTGACTGATAATCAAGAGATTTCTGATTGCGGTTTTATTGTCGTATTGGAAAATTCATACGGATACCGTCAAGAACTTCCTCTTTTTATGGGAGATAATATAATCGGACGTCGCTCTAAAGGAACGGAAATTCATGTACCGATAGAGACTACGGATGTTACCCTTGCACGTCAGCATTGTGTTATTAATGTAAAGAAAAATAAGGCTGGGGGTTTTATATATACATTACGCGATTTTCCGAGTGTATCCGGAACATATTTACGGCACGAGCGTCTGGGGAAAAAAGACCGTGTGGTTTTGGAAAACGGGGCTATAATAACGGTGGGCTCAACGACATTTATCGTGCATTTTGCAGGAGTACAGGATAATGAAGATTAA